The Candidatus Saccharimonadia bacterium genomic interval TGTTCTGCGCCTGCGACAACGATTCGCGCGAGGCCGAGCCCAACACGCATGTATGCGAAGTCTGCCTGGGCCTGCCCGGCACCCTGCCGGTGCTCAACCGGCGCGCCGTCGAGTTGGCGCTGCGCCTCGGTCTGGCGCTGGGCGCCGAGTATCCAGCCGAGCTCCATACCAAATTTGACCGTAAAAATTATTTTTACCCCGACTCGCCCAAGGGGTACCAAATTACCCAATTTGACGAGCCGATCGTGCCAAACGGTGCTGTCGAGTTTCCGCTAGATGGCAAAATCAAGCGCGTCGGCATCACTCGCGCCCACCTCGAAGGCGACGCCGGCAAGCTCACGCACCCCGAAAAAGCCAATTACTCGCTCGTGGACCTCAACCGCGCCGAAACCCCATTGCTCGAAATCGTGAGCGAGCCCGACATGCGCAGCGCCGCCGAGGCCAAAGGCTACGCCCAGGAACTTTACAATCTCGCGCGCTACGCCGGCGCTTCCGACGCCAACCTCTATTACGGCAACATGCGCTTCGATGTGAACGTGAGCGTGCGGCCCATCGGCCAGAAGGAATTTGGCACCCGCACCGAGACCAAAAACCTCAACAGCTTCAAAGCCATCGAGCGCACCGTCGAATACGAAACCCGTCGCCAAATCGCCGCCATCGAGCAGGGCGAGCGCATCCGCCAAGAAACCCGCGGCTGGAACGAGGCCAAAGGCCAAACGTACCCTATGAGAAGCAAAGAAGACGCCGATGAATACCGCTACTTCCCCGAGCCCGACCTGCCGCCGCTCGTGATCACCGCGGCCATGGTGGCCGAGCAAGCCGCCGAACTCGGCCTCATGCCCCGCGACCTGCGCGCCGAGCTCGCCGCCGCTGGCCTGCCCGCCGCCGCGGCCGAGGCGCTCGTAGCCGACCCCGACGCGGGCCAGCTCTGGCACACCACTGTCAGCGCCTACCCCGAGCACGCGCGCTTTGCTCTCAACTGGCTGGTCGGCGACGCCGTCAAACTGGCCGAGACCAAGGGCCAAACGCTGCCCCAATCCGACATCAATTCCGCCACCCTCGGCGGTGTTGCTGAGCTTGTGAAGGACGGCAAACTTAGCTCTACCAACGCCAAGGTCCTCCTGTCTCACCTCTGGGACAAGGATGAAGGCCCACGTCAGGCCGCCCAAACACTCGGTCTGCTCCAGCAATCCGACGCCGGCGAGCTGGGCAAAGTCGTCGACGATGTCATCGCGGCCAACCCCCAAGCCGCCGCCGACTACCAGGCCGGCAATCACCGGGCGCTCGGCGCCCTCGTCGGCCAAGCCATGAAAGCCACCCAGGGCAAAGGCAACCCGCCGCTCATCACCAAGCTTCTCAAAGACCGCTTAGATGAGCCGGCGTAGACTGCAACGCAAGGGTAGACGGCAGGATTGACCCCATTTCGTCAAACCGCCAGACAACATCGCGCCTAGATAGTCACCAAAGGAAGAGTTCGCGTTTGACGAAATGAGGTCAATCCGGGAGCAAGCAGGGAAGGCGTGCACGTCGCTAGCACCCAAACCGTGTTACACTAACCACAAGCACAATCCTCACCATGTTTGAACTCAACTCCAGCTTTGTCGATCATATTTTAGCCATTGGCCGCCTCGTGCAGGCCAATCTGTTAAAGGCCCTGTTTGATTTACTCCTAGGCATCCTCATCGTCCGCTTTATGGTCCGCGGGCTGCGGCTCCTGCTCAAGCTCACGCACATCCAAACCGGCTTGCGCTATGTGCTTACCTCCATTATCGAGACCGTGCTCTGGATGTTGCTTACCGTGGTGATACTCCAGGAACTCGGCTTCCAAAACCTCATTTTGTTCTTCACTGGCTCCATCGCTGCCATCGGTATCGCCATGGCCGCCGGCGGCTCAACGCTCGTTTCAGACGTAATCGCCGCCGTCTTTTTGGCCCGCGACCACGATTTTAACGTCGGCGACGAGGTTATTGTGGGCGAAACCCCTACTCAGGGCGTCATTGAGCGCATGGACGCCCGCCGCATTCGCGTCCGCGACGACGACGGCATCCTGCATGTCATCCCCAACTCTCTCGTCGAGCGCAAAGAATGGGTGGTGTTGCAGCGCCGAGCCGAACTCAGCGCCGCTGCCCGGGCTGCCCGCACCGCCAAGCGTTTGGGCGCTGCCGCTTTGGAGAAAAGATCAAATTTCAGAGCCAAAGCCAAAACGGCTCGTGAGAATGAACAATAGCCAGGCTCCGAGAGGCATGTATGATAGAGCTATCCGTTAGAATAATTAACAATCAAGCAGATTGAATAACGAGCACGCACTATGAATACCGTCGAGCTAATATTGGTAATACTCCTAAGCGTTGGGTTTTTAACCCTAATCGTTTTGAGCATCGTACTGGTAAGCCTCATGGTTGCCATCATGCGAAACCTCAAGCGCATCTCGGAGCGGGCAGAGTCCGCCACCAGTAGCGTAGCCAACCTCGCCGAAACCTTCGGTCGCAAGTTAGGCCCCTTAGCCGCCTCCGGTATCCTGGGTATGCTCATCAAACGCTTCACCAGCAAGCGAGCATCAAAGGAAGATTAATACTATGAACGAACGAGAAAGGAATAGAGCCATGAAGCGAACATTTTGGAAGGGTACCATGATCGGAGCCATAGCCGGAGCAGTGGCCGGAATTCTCCTGGCCCCCAAGAGCGGCAAGGAAACCCAAGAAGACATCAAGCGCAAAGTTAAAGGCACCTACGAAGACATTCAGCGCCGACTCGAAAAAATGAGCGAAGAAGTCGGCGGCCGGGTCGACACGCTGCGCGAGGCCGCCAAAGATCTGCAGGGCGAGGCCAAAGCAGAGAGCCAAGAGCTCATCCGCCGCGCTGAAGTACTCAAGCAAGACCTGCGCGTTTCCGCCACCAACCTCACCAAGAGCGGCGCCCAGACGAAAGACGTGGCCGTCAAAGAGGTCAAGCAGCTCCTCAACGAGGGCGCAGCCGTTATGAGCGAGCTCGAACGCGTCACCCGCCATCTCGCCACCTCGGCCAAGAGCAAAGTCGACGACGTGCGCGACGGCCACTAAATGATTCTCGCCAGCGACCGACCCGACTCCAACTCCAAGCGCAGCGGCGTCAACTACGAGCGCCTCGGCAAAGCCGTCGAAGACGCGCTCATCCTCGACTACATCTACGTGCTGCACAGTACCCGACGCCAGATTTGGAGCTCGTTTGTGCGCGGCATTTTTGCCGGCCTCGGCGGCGTTTTGGGCGCCACCGTGGGCGTGGCGGTACTCGTGGGACTGCTTCAGCTCTTCGGCGGCGCGCCCGTCATTGGGCACTTTTTCCGCGACGTCGGCCAAACCATCGAAAACCGCTAAACGCCCGGTCTAGAACGACGAAAGCCCCCGGCAAGAGCCGGGAGCTCCCGCCAAGGGCGGTTGTTCTGTCATGCGACAGAACGGGAAGTTACGCGGGGCAGGTGTTCTCCTGCTCGTCCGATGCGATCGGCACCGGCTTCTTGGCTTCCCACAGCGCGACCAGCTTCTTGCCGCAGGCCGCGGCATCGGATTCGGTGTCGAAGTGGCCGGCCAGATCGTAGGTCCGAAACTCCTTGCCCGTCACGTCGGCCGTCACGAACCACTGCCCGGAGAGCGGCGACTGCTGGACCTTGATGCTCTTCACCTGCGCGGCCGGGATCGAACCATCCGAGTAGACGCGTTCGTTGGAGCTGCGGGTGCTGGTGGGGTTCGGGGTGACGTCACCACCCGACTGGTTGCCGGACAGACCGCCATTCGCAGCGACGGCGACGCCACCCACCACCAGCACCCCGGCAGCAATAATTCCCCTGATGCGCATAACACGCTCCAATGCAAGAGCTCCACTGCGGGTTACCCGCAGATCGTCCCGAAACGGAAACGACGTTCTGTTGATACTACAAAAAAGCCCAAAACACAACTAATTGCCGTCCAAAAAAGGCTTCAGGGCCCGACCACCGCACCATGCCGCGCTCTACGCGCAGGTTCCCGCCCGCCGCCGGCTAGCCAGCAGTATGCGCCGTCCCCGGCCGAAGGCTTGGCTGCTCAGCCGCCGGGCACAGGCCTTGGCCGCCTGCCGATCGGCCAGTCCCGTCACTACCTCCAGCGGTCCGTCAACGCCCTGGGCGTAGACCACCACCCGCCAGCTCGTGCGGCTCGGCGAGACCGGCTCCTCCTTGAAATCGATCACCGTTGCTCCCGCCACAGAATCTGGCGGCGCAGTCTGCGGCTTGGGCCGCTGAGGATCCCGGGATGGGCTCGCGATCGTCGATCGCAGGCCCGCATTCGCGCTCGTGATGGAATCCCGGTTACCCATATTCCCGACCCACACCGCAGTCGCTACGGACACTATCGCCACGGCCGCCAGGCGCCTGAATGTCACCGTCGTACTCCTCCTTCTCGGGTTGGAAATCCTCCCGCTACCGTCCATAGCGGGAATAGGCCTCATATTTTATAGAATAACTAACATGCGAAAGCAACCATCCGTGTCCGCCACCCGAAATCGAAAGCGGCGGCTTGCGACTGCAAAACGAGTCTAGAATTTAGACAAA includes:
- a CDS encoding mechanosensitive ion channel domain-containing protein codes for the protein MFELNSSFVDHILAIGRLVQANLLKALFDLLLGILIVRFMVRGLRLLLKLTHIQTGLRYVLTSIIETVLWMLLTVVILQELGFQNLILFFTGSIAAIGIAMAAGGSTLVSDVIAAVFLARDHDFNVGDEVIVGETPTQGVIERMDARRIRVRDDDGILHVIPNSLVERKEWVVLQRRAELSAAARAARTAKRLGAAALEKRSNFRAKAKTARENEQ
- the gatB gene encoding Asp-tRNA(Asn)/Glu-tRNA(Gln) amidotransferase subunit GatB; protein product: MNPELRAKYETVIGIECHVQLATRSKLFCACDNDSREAEPNTHVCEVCLGLPGTLPVLNRRAVELALRLGLALGAEYPAELHTKFDRKNYFYPDSPKGYQITQFDEPIVPNGAVEFPLDGKIKRVGITRAHLEGDAGKLTHPEKANYSLVDLNRAETPLLEIVSEPDMRSAAEAKGYAQELYNLARYAGASDANLYYGNMRFDVNVSVRPIGQKEFGTRTETKNLNSFKAIERTVEYETRRQIAAIEQGERIRQETRGWNEAKGQTYPMRSKEDADEYRYFPEPDLPPLVITAAMVAEQAAELGLMPRDLRAELAAAGLPAAAAEALVADPDAGQLWHTTVSAYPEHARFALNWLVGDAVKLAETKGQTLPQSDINSATLGGVAELVKDGKLSSTNAKVLLSHLWDKDEGPRQAAQTLGLLQQSDAGELGKVVDDVIAANPQAAADYQAGNHRALGALVGQAMKATQGKGNPPLITKLLKDRLDEPA
- a CDS encoding YtxH domain-containing protein — translated: MKRTFWKGTMIGAIAGAVAGILLAPKSGKETQEDIKRKVKGTYEDIQRRLEKMSEEVGGRVDTLREAAKDLQGEAKAESQELIRRAEVLKQDLRVSATNLTKSGAQTKDVAVKEVKQLLNEGAAVMSELERVTRHLATSAKSKVDDVRDGH
- a CDS encoding DUF5665 domain-containing protein, which gives rise to MILASDRPDSNSKRSGVNYERLGKAVEDALILDYIYVLHSTRRQIWSSFVRGIFAGLGGVLGATVGVAVLVGLLQLFGGAPVIGHFFRDVGQTIENR